The following coding sequences lie in one Paracidovorax avenae genomic window:
- a CDS encoding Crp/Fnr family transcriptional regulator — MSTDVVSAGPLPEVPRHCGACRLRQRTQAFTPATGEELSFIESYRCGVEMVKAGGTLIREHQSGGRLYTLYSGWAFRYKTLSDGRRQILNFLLPGDLVGLQQEFSDAALHGVEAVTDCAFCAFDADGLWSMFREHARLAYGVTWLAARGEGMVDDNLLTAGRRSAIERVAVLLVHLYRRLDRLGLAEGASVDFPINQQHIADALGLSLVHTNKTLRRLSEMGMHEISGGRLRLLNPRALARIAEYYDAIPRPVPLL, encoded by the coding sequence ATGAGTACCGATGTCGTTTCCGCTGGGCCTTTACCGGAGGTCCCGCGCCATTGCGGCGCCTGCCGGCTGCGCCAGCGCACCCAGGCGTTCACCCCGGCGACGGGCGAAGAATTGTCTTTCATCGAGTCCTACCGCTGCGGTGTGGAGATGGTGAAGGCAGGCGGCACCCTGATCCGCGAGCACCAGTCCGGCGGCCGGCTCTACACGCTCTACAGCGGCTGGGCCTTCCGCTACAAGACCTTGTCGGACGGGCGCCGGCAGATCCTGAATTTCCTGCTTCCGGGCGACCTGGTCGGGCTGCAGCAGGAGTTTTCCGATGCCGCCCTGCATGGCGTGGAGGCCGTCACGGACTGCGCCTTCTGCGCGTTCGATGCCGATGGCCTGTGGTCGATGTTCCGCGAGCATGCGCGCCTGGCCTACGGGGTCACGTGGCTGGCGGCCCGGGGCGAGGGCATGGTGGACGACAACCTGCTCACGGCCGGCCGGCGCTCCGCGATCGAGCGGGTGGCGGTGCTGCTGGTGCATCTGTACCGCCGCCTGGACCGCCTGGGCCTGGCGGAGGGCGCATCGGTGGATTTCCCGATCAACCAGCAGCACATCGCGGACGCGCTGGGGCTGTCGCTGGTGCACACCAACAAGACGCTGCGGCGCCTGTCCGAGATGGGCATGCACGAAATCTCCGGGGGCCGCCTGCGGCTGCTCAATCCGCGGGCGCTGGCGCGCATCGCGGAATACTACGACGCCATTCCCCGGCCCGTGCCCCTGCTGTGA
- a CDS encoding DUF2917 domain-containing protein, translating into MSASHVLNFQQSAVRDRSSGLDVYRLASGQAHSLRPRVPMALRIASGRAWVTIDDGLLGESDPAAGDIVLHAGQTLWIAAGQHAVIEPLGKDAVQYRFNISRVVKSEAAGQGVVSASTPACA; encoded by the coding sequence ATGTCTGCTTCACATGTTCTGAATTTTCAACAATCCGCTGTCCGTGACCGTTCTTCGGGCCTGGATGTCTATCGACTGGCTTCCGGCCAGGCCCACAGCCTCCGTCCGCGCGTGCCGATGGCGCTGCGCATCGCATCGGGCCGTGCATGGGTGACCATCGACGACGGCCTGCTGGGCGAGTCCGATCCGGCCGCCGGTGACATCGTCCTGCATGCCGGCCAGACGCTCTGGATCGCAGCCGGCCAGCATGCCGTCATCGAGCCCCTGGGCAAGGACGCGGTGCAGTACCGCTTCAACATCTCGCGCGTGGTGAAGAGCGAAGCGGCCGGCCAGGGCGTGGTGTCCGCCAGCACCCCGGCCTGCGCCTGA
- the tyrS gene encoding tyrosine--tRNA ligase has translation MNQSAVTTFPVTDGVGRALEVSLRGTDELLPREEWTRKLARSEATGVPLRIKLGLDPTAPDIHIGHTVVLNKMRQLQDLGHQVIFLIGDFTTLIGDPSGRNSTRPPLTPEQIKVNAETYYRQASMVLDPAKTEIRYNSEWCEPLGAAGMIQLAAKYTVARMMERNDFHQRFTDGSSISLHEFLYPLLQGYDSVALKSDLELGGTDQKFNLLMGRHLQQEYGQEPQCILTMPLLVGLDGVDKMSKSKGNYIGITEDANTMFAKVLSISDDLMWDWYTLLSFKSLAEIAALRQEVEGGRNPKDAKVMLAREITTRFHSAAAADAAEADFANRSKGGVPDEIPEVSLGGAPLGIGALLKQANLAPSTSEANRLIDGGGVRVEGSVVSDRGLKLEAGTYVVQVGKRKFARVTLG, from the coding sequence ATGAATCAATCCGCTGTTACAACATTCCCGGTCACCGATGGTGTAGGACGGGCGCTGGAGGTGTCGTTGCGCGGGACCGACGAACTGCTGCCCCGGGAGGAGTGGACGCGCAAGCTCGCGCGCTCGGAGGCGACGGGTGTCCCGTTGCGCATCAAGCTGGGCCTGGACCCCACGGCGCCGGACATCCACATCGGCCACACCGTGGTGCTCAACAAGATGCGCCAGCTGCAGGACCTGGGGCACCAGGTGATCTTCCTCATCGGCGATTTCACGACCCTGATCGGCGACCCGTCCGGGCGCAATTCCACGCGTCCGCCGCTCACGCCCGAGCAGATCAAGGTGAATGCGGAAACCTACTACCGCCAGGCGAGCATGGTGCTGGACCCGGCGAAGACCGAGATCCGCTACAACAGCGAGTGGTGCGAGCCCCTGGGCGCTGCCGGCATGATCCAGCTGGCGGCCAAGTACACCGTGGCCCGCATGATGGAGCGCAACGACTTCCACCAGCGGTTCACGGACGGCAGTTCCATCAGCCTGCACGAGTTCCTCTACCCGCTGCTGCAGGGCTACGACTCCGTGGCGCTCAAGAGCGACCTGGAGCTGGGTGGCACCGACCAGAAGTTCAACCTGCTGATGGGGCGCCACCTGCAGCAGGAATACGGCCAGGAGCCGCAGTGCATCCTGACGATGCCGCTGCTGGTGGGCCTGGACGGCGTGGACAAGATGTCCAAGTCCAAGGGCAACTACATCGGCATCACCGAAGACGCCAACACCATGTTCGCCAAGGTGCTGTCCATCTCGGACGACCTGATGTGGGACTGGTACACGCTGCTGTCGTTCAAGTCGCTGGCGGAGATCGCCGCGCTGCGCCAGGAAGTGGAGGGCGGGCGCAATCCCAAGGACGCCAAGGTCATGCTGGCCAGGGAAATCACCACGCGCTTCCACAGCGCCGCCGCGGCCGATGCGGCCGAAGCCGATTTCGCCAACCGCAGCAAGGGCGGCGTGCCGGACGAGATCCCCGAGGTGTCGCTGGGCGGTGCGCCGCTGGGCATCGGAGCGCTGCTCAAGCAGGCGAACCTGGCCCCGTCCACGAGCGAGGCCAACCGCCTCATCGACGGCGGCGGCGTGCGCGTGGAGGGCAGCGTGGTGAGCGACCGCGGGCTGAAGCTGGAGGCCGGCACCTACGTGGTGCAGGTAGGCAAGCGCAAGTTCGCCCGCGTGACGCTGGGTTGA
- a CDS encoding Lrp/AsnC family transcriptional regulator — MESIELDATDLRLLDLLQTDASLSNQTLAGLAHVSPPTCLRRIKRLHDLGLVERQVAILQPDRLAQLQGHGLTAFVEVTLDRQGAEMLDALEAKAVADEAVQQCWRVAPGPDFMLVVHTRDMPGYLALTQRLFTGDANVRNVKAFFGVKRAKFDTRVPIVRDA, encoded by the coding sequence ATGGAATCCATTGAACTCGATGCCACCGATCTCCGCCTGCTCGACTTGCTGCAGACCGACGCCAGCCTGAGCAACCAGACCCTGGCCGGGCTCGCGCACGTCTCTCCGCCCACCTGCCTGCGCCGCATCAAGCGGCTGCATGACCTGGGGCTGGTGGAGCGGCAGGTGGCCATCCTGCAACCCGACCGGCTGGCGCAACTGCAGGGGCACGGGCTCACGGCATTCGTCGAGGTGACGCTGGACCGCCAGGGGGCCGAAATGCTGGACGCCCTCGAAGCGAAGGCCGTGGCCGACGAAGCGGTGCAGCAGTGCTGGCGGGTGGCGCCGGGCCCGGATTTCATGCTGGTGGTCCACACCCGGGACATGCCCGGCTATCTCGCACTGACCCAGCGGCTCTTCACGGGGGACGCGAACGTGCGCAACGTGAAGGCGTTCTTCGGCGTCAAGCGCGCCAAGTTCGATACGCGCGTTCCGATCGTGCGGGACGCGTGA
- a CDS encoding BLUF domain-containing protein, with translation MTLFPPPLTAPLQEVLYVSTLAPGQPVGIVASIAARARLSNVRDGITGLLVFDGQRFCQQLEGPPATLSVLLERIRADARHTAMEVLHQAPLMQRRFQRFSLAFSTLEDEDALPRMESLAGSEAMAAFEALAIDLEL, from the coding sequence ATGACGCTTTTCCCTCCTCCGCTGACGGCACCGCTCCAGGAAGTGCTCTATGTCAGTACGCTGGCCCCCGGCCAACCCGTGGGCATCGTGGCCTCCATCGCAGCGCGGGCACGGCTCTCGAATGTGCGGGACGGCATCACCGGCCTGCTGGTTTTCGACGGCCAGCGTTTCTGCCAGCAACTGGAGGGACCGCCGGCCACCCTGTCTGTGCTGCTGGAGCGCATCCGCGCCGATGCACGCCATACCGCGATGGAAGTGCTGCACCAGGCCCCGCTCATGCAGCGCCGTTTCCAGCGGTTCAGCCTCGCCTTCAGTACGCTGGAAGACGAAGATGCGCTGCCCCGCATGGAATCGCTGGCGGGCAGCGAGGCCATGGCCGCCTTCGAGGCGCTGGCCATCGACCTGGAACTGTGA
- a CDS encoding DUF2917 domain-containing protein: MGVSNFPDSQQWCVPAGTWGLARGQAMGLRPRRAGTLEIVQGGIWLTVSGPAASEEDIFLRGGDTLRIAVGQHAVLEPWLASGRTGSVSFLWTEEGLQGVPVASAWSAVAGALGDMFRAQAALGRALLALARAVGNAAIGRRPGGHASARLPPAMALRGPH; encoded by the coding sequence ATGGGTGTATCTAATTTTCCGGATTCGCAACAATGGTGCGTGCCTGCGGGCACGTGGGGCCTGGCCCGCGGCCAGGCCATGGGGTTGCGGCCACGGCGTGCCGGGACGCTGGAGATCGTCCAGGGCGGCATCTGGCTGACGGTATCGGGCCCCGCGGCCAGCGAAGAGGACATCTTCCTGCGCGGGGGCGACACGCTCCGGATCGCCGTGGGGCAGCATGCCGTGCTGGAACCCTGGCTGGCCTCGGGCCGGACGGGCAGCGTGTCGTTTCTGTGGACGGAGGAAGGCTTGCAGGGCGTGCCGGTGGCATCGGCCTGGAGCGCCGTGGCCGGGGCCCTGGGTGACATGTTCCGTGCCCAGGCGGCCCTGGGTCGCGCCTTGCTGGCGCTGGCCCGGGCTGTGGGGAATGCGGCCATCGGCCGCCGGCCGGGCGGGCATGCCAGCGCACGGCTGCCCCCGGCCATGGCGCTGCGGGGTCCCCATTGA
- a CDS encoding LysR substrate-binding domain-containing protein codes for MTLPAPVAHLRTRPVAVGHWRAFLAVARHLNFRAAAEELSLTQSAVSRQIQALEDEVGVPLFLRHTRAVELTSAGAQLQRAVAPALERLDASVRLVRQTAGRKSVAITTWASFASMWLIPRMEEFQRDNPDIDIRIDASDSPVDLETADVDLALRYAVPGSQVHGAQRLFGEQLAVVASPWLLKSGPPIRKPADVAQFTLIEAGDAHRTAHLEWLTWRRWFEQNGQSKLQPKRWLYFNYAHQIVQAALTGQGLALARMPLIADSLASGDLVEVLPGYRLDSPLVYWLLVGPRSGQRPEIKAFCSWLLREAQLTREAVGEVPDPDLNDDLG; via the coding sequence ATGACCCTTCCCGCCCCTGTCGCACACCTGCGCACGCGGCCCGTGGCAGTCGGCCACTGGCGCGCCTTTCTCGCCGTGGCCCGCCACCTGAATTTCCGTGCGGCCGCCGAAGAGCTGTCCCTCACGCAATCGGCGGTAAGCCGCCAGATCCAGGCGCTGGAGGACGAGGTGGGCGTGCCGCTCTTCCTTCGGCACACGCGCGCGGTGGAACTCACGAGCGCAGGGGCGCAGCTGCAGCGCGCCGTCGCCCCCGCGCTGGAGCGGCTCGATGCCAGCGTGCGGCTCGTGCGCCAGACGGCCGGACGCAAGAGCGTGGCGATCACGACCTGGGCCAGCTTCGCTTCCATGTGGCTGATTCCGCGCATGGAGGAATTCCAGCGCGACAACCCCGACATCGACATCCGCATCGATGCGAGCGACTCGCCGGTGGACCTCGAAACTGCGGACGTCGATCTGGCGCTGCGCTATGCCGTGCCGGGTTCGCAGGTGCATGGCGCGCAGCGGCTGTTCGGGGAGCAGCTCGCCGTGGTGGCCAGCCCCTGGCTGCTCAAGAGCGGCCCGCCCATCCGCAAGCCCGCCGACGTCGCCCAGTTCACGCTGATCGAAGCCGGCGACGCCCACCGCACGGCGCACCTCGAATGGCTGACGTGGCGGCGCTGGTTCGAGCAGAACGGCCAGTCCAAGCTGCAGCCCAAGCGCTGGCTCTACTTCAACTATGCCCACCAGATCGTGCAGGCCGCGCTCACCGGCCAGGGCCTCGCGCTCGCGCGGATGCCGCTCATCGCGGACAGCCTCGCGTCCGGCGACCTCGTCGAGGTGCTGCCCGGCTACCGGCTCGATTCGCCGCTGGTGTACTGGCTGCTGGTGGGGCCGCGCAGCGGGCAGCGCCCCGAGATCAAGGCGTTCTGCTCATGGCTGCTCCGCGAGGCGCAGCTCACCCGCGAAGCCGTGGGCGAAGTACCCGATCCGGACCTGAACGACGATCTGGGCTGA
- the glmU gene encoding bifunctional UDP-N-acetylglucosamine diphosphorylase/glucosamine-1-phosphate N-acetyltransferase GlmU, with the protein MSALDVIIMAAGKGTRMKSRIPKVLQRLAGRPLLAHVLDQARGLQARRAVVVTGHGAAEVEPFVARAADGLDARCVRQEPQLGTGHAVQQAVPALQGDGTVVVLSGDVPLTRAHTLRALVAAGGGGQLALLTVTLPDPSGYGRIVRGGNGAVHGIVEHKDATEAQRAIDEVYSGIMAVPAGLLAGWLARLTNDNAQGEYYLTDIVAMAVADGVPVVAHRIADALQVAGVNSPLQLAELERAHQLAQARALMEQGVRLADPARFDLRDDPRTGARAELACGQDVEIDVNCIFSGRVELGEGVRIGAHCCIANARIAAGAVVHPYTHIDGEQPAGVQVGEGALVGPFARLRPGAQLGREVHIGNFVEVKNSSLADGAKANHLAYLGDATVGERVNYGAGSITANYDGANKHRTVIEADVHIGSNCVLVAPVTIGAGGTVGGGSTITKSTPAGALSVARGKQVTKENWQRPVKQRRPA; encoded by the coding sequence ATGAGCGCACTGGACGTCATCATCATGGCCGCGGGCAAAGGCACGCGCATGAAAAGCCGCATTCCCAAGGTCCTGCAACGCCTCGCGGGGCGCCCCCTGCTGGCGCACGTGCTCGACCAGGCGCGCGGCCTGCAGGCGCGGCGCGCCGTGGTCGTGACGGGGCATGGCGCCGCCGAGGTGGAGCCTTTCGTCGCCCGTGCGGCAGACGGGCTGGACGCGCGCTGCGTGCGGCAGGAGCCGCAACTGGGCACCGGCCACGCCGTGCAGCAGGCGGTGCCGGCGCTGCAGGGCGACGGTACGGTGGTCGTGCTGTCCGGCGACGTGCCGCTGACCCGCGCGCACACCCTGCGCGCACTGGTGGCAGCGGGCGGGGGAGGGCAACTGGCCCTGCTCACCGTGACCCTGCCGGACCCGTCGGGCTACGGGCGCATCGTGCGCGGCGGTAACGGCGCGGTGCATGGCATCGTCGAGCACAAGGACGCCACCGAGGCGCAGCGCGCCATCGATGAGGTGTACAGCGGGATCATGGCCGTGCCCGCGGGGCTGCTGGCCGGCTGGCTGGCGCGGCTGACCAACGACAACGCCCAGGGCGAGTACTACCTGACCGACATCGTGGCCATGGCCGTGGCCGACGGCGTGCCCGTGGTGGCGCACCGCATCGCCGATGCGCTGCAGGTGGCTGGCGTGAACAGCCCGCTGCAGCTGGCCGAGCTGGAGCGCGCACACCAGCTCGCACAGGCGCGCGCGTTGATGGAGCAGGGCGTGCGCCTGGCCGATCCCGCGCGCTTCGACCTGCGCGACGATCCGCGCACCGGCGCGCGCGCCGAACTGGCCTGCGGGCAGGATGTGGAAATCGATGTGAACTGCATCTTTTCCGGCCGCGTGGAGCTGGGCGAGGGCGTGCGCATCGGCGCGCACTGCTGCATCGCGAATGCGCGCATCGCCGCGGGCGCGGTGGTCCACCCCTACACCCATATCGACGGCGAGCAGCCGGCGGGCGTGCAGGTGGGCGAAGGCGCGCTGGTCGGACCGTTCGCGCGGCTGCGGCCCGGCGCGCAGCTGGGGCGCGAAGTGCACATCGGCAACTTCGTGGAAGTGAAGAATTCGAGCCTGGCCGACGGCGCCAAGGCCAACCACCTCGCCTACCTGGGCGACGCCACGGTGGGCGAGCGCGTGAACTACGGCGCCGGCAGCATCACCGCCAACTACGACGGCGCGAACAAGCACCGCACGGTGATCGAGGCCGACGTGCACATCGGCAGCAACTGCGTGCTGGTGGCGCCCGTGACCATCGGTGCCGGCGGCACGGTGGGCGGCGGCTCCACCATCACCAAGAGCACGCCAGCGGGGGCCTTGAGCGTGGCCCGCGGCAAGCAGGTCACCAAAGAGAACTGGCAGCGGCCGGTGAAGCAGCGGCGCCCCGCATGA
- a CDS encoding ATP-binding protein, whose amino-acid sequence MTEAGAGAAGQPGTGQAPYEDLDAPALRALLAERDRALADMAAAHDEFLHAVSHDLRAPLRHIVSFGPLVRELVEDEAQGLPAEARAEACSFLGTMDQASRRMGRMLDGLLALSRIAHAPLHLAPVDLNALAREAQATLDGEAAGRSVEWQIAPGLPTVAGDVALLRQLLTELLGNALKFTRDRSPARIAVSGDVAVDGTARLEVRDNGTGFDPARAGALFGVFQRLHREADFDGMGVGLAKARAIMQRHRGRIGIDAVPGEGCTLTLEWPPGGGQAARP is encoded by the coding sequence ATGACCGAAGCAGGCGCCGGCGCAGCGGGGCAGCCCGGAACAGGGCAGGCTCCGTACGAAGACCTGGATGCGCCCGCGTTGCGCGCGCTGCTGGCCGAGCGCGATCGCGCGCTGGCCGACATGGCGGCGGCGCACGACGAGTTCCTGCATGCGGTGTCCCACGATCTGCGCGCACCGCTGAGGCACATCGTCTCCTTCGGCCCGCTGGTGCGGGAACTGGTCGAGGACGAGGCGCAGGGCCTGCCCGCCGAGGCGCGTGCGGAGGCTTGCAGTTTCCTGGGCACCATGGACCAGGCATCCCGCCGCATGGGCCGCATGCTCGACGGCCTGCTCGCGCTCTCGCGCATCGCCCATGCCCCGCTGCACCTGGCGCCAGTGGACCTGAACGCACTGGCGCGTGAGGCGCAGGCCACGCTCGATGGCGAGGCAGCCGGCCGCAGCGTCGAGTGGCAGATCGCACCCGGCCTGCCGACGGTGGCGGGCGATGTCGCGCTGCTGCGCCAGCTGCTCACCGAGCTGCTGGGCAATGCGCTCAAGTTCACGCGCGACCGCTCCCCTGCCCGCATCGCGGTGAGCGGGGACGTGGCCGTGGACGGTACGGCCCGGCTGGAGGTGCGCGACAACGGCACGGGTTTCGATCCCGCACGTGCGGGCGCGCTGTTCGGCGTGTTCCAGCGCCTGCACCGCGAGGCGGATTTCGACGGCATGGGCGTGGGGCTCGCCAAGGCCCGCGCGATCATGCAGCGCCACCGGGGGCGCATCGGCATCGACGCAGTGCCCGGCGAAGGCTGCACCCTCACACTCGAGTGGCCACCCGGCGGTGGGCAGGCGGCCCGGCCCTGA
- a CDS encoding diguanylate cyclase — translation MGPPKHPLRQRIYPLRALGMGLGGIAVATVLWEDGASHAEWAFAAFVALVWPHAAFVLAGRSADPYRAEIRNLLVDSALVGALVPLMHFNLLPSLLLCLLTMQDKVACGIRGLWARSLPGMAAAGLASAAATGLRFDPHSSMEVIVACMPVMVLHSMSVSLASHRLIRKVSHQNQQLEELRRIDALTGLYGRGHWQEQAEAALGRFHAENAPTSLLMLDIDHFKDINDRWGHSVGDEVIRTVARLVRSNMRATDCAGRYGGDEFAVILRGRDRAAARLVAERIRAQAQEARVHGMPQLQFTCSIGIAALETAHTHVRDWVDAADAALYQAKRHGRNGIALGAGGKDGAPPC, via the coding sequence ATGGGCCCTCCCAAGCACCCGCTGCGCCAACGCATCTACCCCCTGCGCGCCCTGGGCATGGGGCTCGGCGGCATTGCCGTGGCGACCGTGCTGTGGGAGGACGGCGCATCGCATGCGGAGTGGGCGTTCGCTGCGTTCGTCGCGCTGGTCTGGCCGCATGCAGCCTTCGTGCTGGCGGGACGCAGCGCCGACCCGTACCGCGCCGAGATCCGCAATCTGCTCGTGGACTCCGCGCTGGTGGGAGCACTGGTGCCGCTCATGCATTTCAACCTGCTGCCCAGCCTGCTGCTGTGCCTGCTCACGATGCAGGACAAGGTCGCCTGCGGCATCCGCGGGCTGTGGGCACGCTCGCTGCCGGGCATGGCGGCCGCGGGGCTGGCCAGTGCCGCGGCCACGGGCCTGCGCTTCGATCCGCACAGCTCGATGGAGGTCATCGTGGCCTGCATGCCCGTCATGGTGCTGCATTCGATGTCGGTCAGCCTGGCGAGCCACCGGCTGATCCGCAAGGTATCCCACCAGAACCAGCAGCTCGAAGAACTGCGGCGCATCGACGCGCTCACGGGCCTGTATGGACGCGGCCACTGGCAGGAGCAGGCCGAGGCCGCGCTGGGACGCTTCCATGCCGAGAACGCTCCCACCAGCCTGCTCATGCTGGACATCGACCATTTCAAGGACATCAACGACCGCTGGGGCCACAGCGTGGGCGACGAGGTGATCCGGACCGTGGCCCGGCTGGTGCGCTCCAACATGCGTGCCACCGACTGCGCCGGCCGCTACGGCGGCGACGAGTTCGCGGTGATCCTGCGGGGCCGGGACCGCGCGGCGGCCCGGTTAGTGGCCGAGCGCATCCGCGCCCAGGCGCAGGAGGCACGCGTGCACGGCATGCCGCAACTGCAGTTCACCTGCAGCATCGGCATCGCCGCCCTGGAAACCGCGCACACCCACGTGCGGGACTGGGTGGATGCGGCCGATGCGGCCCTCTACCAGGCCAAGCGCCACGGCCGCAATGGCATCGCGCTCGGTGCAGGCGGCAAGGACGGCGCGCCTCCCTGCTGA
- the glmS gene encoding glutamine--fructose-6-phosphate transaminase (isomerizing), giving the protein MCGIVGAVSTRNIVPILVQGLQRLEYRGYDSCGVAIHDASLGTAPTGGLRRARSTARVAELLEQVRTEHVEGATGIAHTRWATHGAPAVHNAHPHFSHGSGPDEPLRLGRVALVHNGIIENHEALRASLQARGYVFTSQTDTEVIAHLVDSHYSGDLFQAVRAAVAELHGAYAIAVIHKDEPHRVVGARAGSPLILGVGDGEHFLASDAMALAGVTDQIVYLEEGDLVDLQLGRYWIAGKDGQPLDPASRPVRTVLAHSGAAELGPYRHYMQKEIFEQPRAIGDTLEGVRGVAPELFDGADGTAAWRVFKEVDSVLILACGTSYYSGCTAKYWLESIAGIPTQVEVASEYRYRTSVPNPRALVVTISQSGETADTLAALRHAQGLGMQHTLTICNVSTSAMVRECKLAYITRAGVEIGVASTKAFTTQLAGLFLLTLALAQARGRLSEEQEARHLQAMRHLPVALQGVLALEPQIISWAEDFAKMENALFLGRGVHYPIALEGALKLKEISYIHAEAYPAGELKHGPLALVTSSMPVVTVAPNDELLEKLKSNLQEVRARGGVLYVLADAKTNIDTSEGMHVIRMPENYGALSPILHVVPLQLLAYHTACARGTDVDKPRNLAKSVTVE; this is encoded by the coding sequence ATGTGCGGCATCGTCGGCGCGGTCTCCACGCGCAATATCGTTCCCATCCTCGTCCAGGGCCTTCAGCGGCTGGAGTACCGGGGTTACGACTCGTGCGGCGTGGCCATCCACGACGCCAGCCTGGGCACCGCGCCCACCGGTGGACTGCGGCGCGCCCGCAGCACTGCGCGCGTGGCGGAGCTGCTGGAGCAGGTGCGCACGGAGCACGTGGAGGGCGCCACCGGGATTGCCCACACGCGCTGGGCCACGCACGGCGCGCCGGCCGTGCACAACGCGCACCCGCATTTCAGCCACGGCTCCGGCCCGGACGAGCCGCTGCGCCTGGGCCGCGTCGCGCTGGTGCACAACGGCATCATCGAGAACCACGAGGCGCTGCGCGCATCGCTGCAGGCCCGTGGCTACGTGTTCACCAGCCAGACGGACACCGAGGTCATCGCCCACCTCGTGGACAGCCACTACAGCGGCGACCTGTTCCAGGCCGTGCGCGCTGCCGTGGCCGAACTGCATGGTGCCTATGCCATCGCCGTGATCCACAAGGACGAGCCCCACCGCGTGGTGGGCGCCCGCGCCGGCTCCCCGCTGATCCTGGGCGTGGGCGACGGCGAGCACTTCCTGGCGAGCGATGCCATGGCCCTGGCCGGCGTCACCGACCAGATCGTGTATCTGGAAGAGGGCGATCTCGTCGATCTGCAACTGGGCCGCTACTGGATCGCCGGCAAGGACGGCCAGCCCCTGGACCCCGCGAGCCGGCCGGTGCGCACCGTGCTCGCCCACAGCGGCGCCGCCGAACTGGGCCCGTACCGCCACTACATGCAGAAGGAAATCTTCGAGCAGCCGCGCGCCATCGGCGACACGCTGGAAGGCGTGCGCGGCGTGGCGCCCGAACTGTTCGACGGCGCCGACGGTACCGCCGCCTGGCGGGTGTTCAAGGAAGTGGATTCCGTCCTGATCCTGGCCTGCGGCACCAGCTACTACAGCGGCTGCACGGCCAAGTACTGGCTCGAATCCATCGCCGGCATCCCCACGCAGGTGGAAGTGGCGAGCGAGTACCGCTATCGCACCAGCGTGCCCAACCCGCGCGCGCTGGTGGTGACCATCAGCCAGTCCGGCGAGACCGCCGACACCCTGGCCGCGCTGCGCCATGCGCAGGGCCTGGGCATGCAGCACACGCTGACCATCTGCAACGTGTCCACCAGCGCCATGGTGCGCGAATGCAAGCTGGCCTACATCACCCGCGCGGGCGTGGAGATCGGCGTGGCGTCCACCAAGGCCTTCACCACCCAGCTCGCAGGGCTGTTCCTGCTCACGCTGGCGCTGGCGCAGGCGCGCGGCCGCCTGAGCGAAGAGCAGGAGGCCCGCCACCTGCAGGCCATGCGCCACCTGCCCGTGGCGCTGCAGGGCGTGCTCGCGCTCGAACCGCAGATCATCAGCTGGGCCGAGGACTTCGCGAAGATGGAGAACGCCCTGTTCCTGGGCCGCGGCGTGCATTACCCCATCGCCCTGGAAGGCGCGCTCAAGCTCAAGGAGATCAGCTACATCCACGCCGAGGCCTACCCGGCCGGCGAGCTCAAGCACGGCCCCCTGGCCCTGGTGACGAGCAGCATGCCCGTGGTCACCGTGGCGCCCAACGACGAACTGCTGGAAAAGCTCAAGAGCAACCTGCAGGAAGTGCGCGCCCGCGGCGGCGTGCTCTACGTGCTGGCCGACGCGAAGACCAACATCGATACCTCCGAAGGCATGCACGTGATCCGCATGCCCGAGAACTACGGCGCGCTCAGCCCGATCCTGCACGTGGTGCCGCTGCAGCTGCTGGCGTACCACACGGCGTGTGCGCGGGGGACGGACGTGGACAAGCCGCGGAATCTGGCGAAGAGCGTGACGGTGGAGTGA